A portion of the Bombina bombina isolate aBomBom1 chromosome 11, aBomBom1.pri, whole genome shotgun sequence genome contains these proteins:
- the LOC128641615 gene encoding perforin-1-like, protein MDSHTNGKETICFRLGHIIQLTSHFKKALDMLPTSYNNRTKHKYRHLIQTYGTHYISQAEVGGEALDVTALRTCQIAMDGISVDELKDCLDIEINAALTGKVEAGAKANSCKHLNQNMTKGERFHQTFNERSWQASMSGNMNFDLLSFDANKGESARLFNKWLTSLKEIPALLTYSLEPLHTLMKSERPQKENLRKAITEYIIENALQKDSQPSAGAECSCVCHVSHQRGQNCCPTKRGLAKLMLTIKHGNDIWGDYMSKTDAYVKVRFGSVRVTTSTIWNNNNPFWNFSVDMGIVDLASIHELMVEVWDEDKINSDDLLGTCLNHGSVTYAQNVICIPYLSGPKCQNYSPSKEK, encoded by the exons TTTTCGCCTTGGTCATATAATTCAGCTAACCAGTCATTTTAAGAAGGCCTTAGACATGCTACCAACTTCATACAACAACAGGACAAAACACAAGTACCGCCATCTGATCCAAACCTATGGCACCCACTACATCAGTCAAGCAGAGGTGGGAGGTGAGGCCTTGGATGTCACTGCTCTCAGGACATGTCAGATAGCCATGGACGGCATTTCAGTGGATGAATTAAAAGATTGTCTGGACATTGAGATAAATGCTGCTTTGACAGGGAAAGTAGAAGCTGGGGCCAAAGCAAACTCTTGCAAACATTTAAATCAGAACATGACAAAAGGCGAACGTTTCCATCAGACCTTCAACGAGAGAAGCTGGCAG gcctctatgagtgGAAATATGAATTTTGATCTCCTTTCCTTTGATGCCAATAAGGGAGAAAGTGCTCGTCTCTTTAACAAATGGCTGACGAGTCTTAAAGAAATTCCTGCTTTGCTTACTTACTCTCTAGAGCCCTTACATACACTTATGAAGTCTGAAAGGCCACAGAAAGAGAACCTCAGGAAGGCTATAACTGAGTATATCATAGAGAATGCTCTGCAGAAGGACTCTCAGCCCAGTGCAGGTGCGGAGTGTTCTTGTGTTTGCCATGTAAGTCACCAAAGAGGACAGAACTGCTGTCCAACCAAAAGAGGATTGGCAAAGCTGATGTTGACCATCAAACATGGCAATGACATTTGGGGTGATTATATGAGTAAGACTGATGCTTATGTCAAAGTACGTTTTG gtagtgtaagggttac GACATCAACCATATGGAACAACAATAACCCTTTCTGGAACTTTTCGGTTGACATGGGAATTGTAGATCTGGCTTCAATACATGAGCTGATGGTTGAGGTTTGGGATGAGGACAAGATAAATAGTGATGACCTGCTTGGTACATGC CTCAATCATGGGAGTGTGACCTACGCTCAGAATGTGATCTGCATTCCTTATCTTTCTGGGCCCAAATGTCAGAACTATTCCCCttccaaagaaaaataa